A stretch of the Aminipila terrae genome encodes the following:
- a CDS encoding PspA/IM30 family protein, whose amino-acid sequence MSFIKRVADLLDANINALIDKVEDPEVMLEKYIMDMEQEYKETQAMVAKTIAARNMTQNKYNEAQNQVDVWEKNAMLAVEKGNDDLAKKALEEQSSYEQTRDGLKPELENQSAEVENLKVLLSKLESKINEARSRKDVLVTKAANAQTKKKLAEFSAKISGSDSSEGFSRMEEKVDRMAAEADAMSELNGQSLEAQFEMLKEDSENSAMDDKLAQLKAKMGK is encoded by the coding sequence ATGAGTTTTATAAAAAGAGTTGCTGACCTTTTAGATGCAAATATTAATGCATTAATAGACAAGGTTGAAGATCCTGAGGTAATGCTTGAAAAATACATTATGGATATGGAACAAGAATACAAAGAAACTCAGGCTATGGTTGCAAAAACTATTGCTGCACGTAACATGACCCAGAACAAGTATAATGAAGCCCAAAATCAAGTTGATGTTTGGGAAAAGAATGCAATGCTTGCTGTTGAAAAGGGAAATGATGATCTGGCAAAAAAAGCACTTGAGGAGCAGTCAAGTTATGAGCAGACCCGTGATGGTCTTAAGCCAGAACTTGAAAATCAATCAGCAGAAGTTGAAAATCTTAAAGTACTTCTTTCGAAGCTTGAGTCTAAAATAAATGAAGCCAGAAGTAGAAAAGATGTTCTTGTTACTAAGGCTGCTAACGCACAAACAAAGAAGAAACTTGCAGAGTTTTCTGCAAAGATTTCAGGAAGCGATTCTTCAGAAGGCTTCTCCCGTATGGAAGAAAAAGTAGATCGCATGGCTGCAGAGGCTGATGCTATGTCAGAACTTAACGGTCAGTCTTTGGAGGCACAGTTTGAAATGCTTAAAGAAGACAGTGAGAATTCTGCCATGGATGATAAGTTAGCACAGTTAAAGGCTAAAATGGGTAAATAA